Proteins from one Camelina sativa cultivar DH55 chromosome 8, Cs, whole genome shotgun sequence genomic window:
- the LOC104707372 gene encoding uncharacterized protein LOC104707372 isoform X2, with the protein MPAMPGLVSVKTPADAPPLRVSVPDTQPLSNPPRTPMKKTPSSTPSRSKPSPGRSSGKKDSPSLSSSAAAAVVDVDDPSLDNPDLGPFLLKLARDAIASGEGPNKALDYAIRATKSFERCCAAVAPPIPGGSDGGPVLDLSMSLHVLAAIYCSLGRFDEAVPPLERAIQVPDPTRGPDHSLAAFSGHMQLGDTLSMLGQIDRSIACYEEGLKIQIQTLGDTDPRVGETCRYLAEAYVQAMQFNKAEELCKKTLEIHRAHSEPASLEEAADRRLMAIICEAKGDYENALEHLVLASMAMIASGQESEVASIDVSIGNIYMSLCRFDEAVFSYQKALTVFKSSKGESHPTVASVFVRLAELYHRTGKLRESKSYCENALRIYNKPVPGTTVEEIAGGLTEISAIYESVDEPEEALKLLQKSMKLLEDKPGQQSAIAGLEARMGVMYYTLGRYEDARNAFESAVTKLRAAGEKSAFFGVVLNQMGLACVQLFKIDEAGELFEEARGILEQERGPCDQDTLGVYSNLAATYDAMGRIEDAIEILEQVLKLREEKLGTANPDFEDEKKRLAELLKEAGRSRNYKAKSLQNLIDPNARPAKKESSAKKWPSLGFKF; encoded by the exons ATGCCAGCAATGCCAGGTCTCGTCTCAGTCAAAACACCAGCCGACGCGCCACCGCTACGTGTGTCCGTGCCAGACACGCAACCTCTCTCAAACCCGCCGCGAACTCCGATGAAGAAGACCCCTTCCTCTACACCATCTCGATCCAAACCATCACCAGGCAGATCCAGCGGCAAAAAAGATTCCCCAAGCCTATCCTCCTCCGCCGCAGCAGCCGTAGTCGACGTCGACGATCCATCACTAGACAATCCAGATCTCGGTCCTTTCCTTCTAAAATTAGCTCGTGACGCCATTGCTTCAGGCGAAGGTCCTAACAAAGCATTAGACTACGCGATCCGCGCTACCAAATCGTTTGAACGATGTTGCGCCGCCGTTGCTCCGCCTATCCCCGGCGGTAGCGATGGTGGACCTGTTCTTGACCTCTCCATGAGTCTCCACGTTCTCGCTGCTATTTACTGTAGTCTCGGTCGGTTCGATGAAGCTGTACCACCACTTGAGCGAGCTATTCAAGTCCCTGATCCAACTCGTGGCCCTGACCACTCTCTCGCTGCCTTTTCTGGTCATATGCAGCTTGGTGATACGTTGTCCATGCTTGGTCAGATCGATAGATCTATTGCTTGTTATGAAGAAGGTCTCAAGATCCAGATCCAGACTCTGGGCGATACGGATCCACGAGTTGGAGAAACTTGCAG GTACTTAGCAGAAGCTTATGTTCAAGCAATGCAGTTCAATAAAGCTGAAGAGTTATGCAAGAAGACTCTAGAAATCCACCGAGCTCATAGTGAACCAGCCTCACTGGAGGAGGCAGCTGATAGGAGACTGATGGCAATTATCTGTGAGGCTAAAGGGGATTACGAAAACGCGCTCGAGCATCTTGTTCTTGCTAGTATGGCTATGATTGCGAGTGGACAAGAATCTGAGGTTGCGTCGATTGATGTTAGTATTGGGAATATTTACATGTCGCTGTGTCGGTTTGATGAAGCTGTGTTCTCTTATCAGAAGGCTCTCACTGTGTTCAAGTCTTCTAAAGGAGAGAGTCATCCGACGGTTGCATCAGTGTTTGTTAGGTTGGCTGAGCTTTACCATAGGACAGGGAAACTCCGGGAGTCTAAGTCATACTGTGAGAATGCTTTGAGGATATATAACAAGCCTGTGCCTGGGACAACTGTGGAGGAGATTGCTGGTGGATTAACTGAGATTTCTGCTATTTATGAGTCTGTGGATGAACCTGAAGAAGCGTTGAAACTACTTCAGAAGTCGATGAAGTTGCTCGAGGATAAACCAGGACAACAGAGCGCCATTGCAG GGTTAGAGGCACGGATGGGAGTTATGTATTACACGTTGGGGAGGTACGAGGATGCAAGAAACGCGTTTGAGAGCGCTGTGACGAAGCTACGGGCAGCGGGTGAGAAGTCTGCCTTCTTCGGAGTTGTATTAAACCAGATGGGATTAGCCTGCGTTCAGCTTTTCAAGATTGATGAGGCCGGTGAGCTGTTTGAAGAAGCGAGAGGAATTCTTGAACAAGAACGTGGACCTTGCGATCAGGACACTCTCGGTGTTTACAGCAATCTGGCTGCTACCTATGACGCCATGGGAAG GATAGAGGATGCGATTGAGATATTAGAGCAGGTTCTGAAGCTGAGAGAGGAGAAGCTCGGGACTGCGAATCCGGATTTCGAGGATGAGAAGAAGCGTTTGGCCGAGCTTTTGAAGGAAGCTGGGCGGTCACGAAACTACAAAGCCAAGTCTCTCCAGAATCTGATTGATCCAAACGCAAGACCTGCCAAGAAAGAGTCTTCTGCTAAGAAATGGCCCAGCCTCGGTTTCAAgttctga
- the LOC104709643 gene encoding ATP-dependent DNA helicase PIF1-like has product MLTEEQKKIYDEIIDSVFKDKGGVFFLYGFGGTGKTFLWKVLSAAVRIKGEIVLNTASSGIASLLLEGGRTAHSRFDIPLDVHVTSMCRMSRSSDLGELVQEAKLIIWDEAPMMSKYCFETLDRSLRDIMCDPEDKPFGVLRLTRNMRLLQNITTNEAWEIEEFSKWILDVGEGRLSEPNDGVVDIDIPEELLITEVTSPIESIITAIYGNSLHTAKDASYFQSRAILCSTNDDVNNINDHMISILEGEERVYLSSDSIDPADKRNKDNPAYSLDFLNSVRISGVPNHTFRLKIGCPVMLLRNIDPHGGLMNGTRLHITQMADHVIQARIITGTRVGKIVLLPRMVLIPSNTCLPFKMRRSQFPINVAFAMTINKSQGQSLSNVGLYLPRPVFSHGQLYVAMSRVSSKSGLKILITDSKGKPQKKTRNVVFKKVFQNI; this is encoded by the exons ATGCTTACGGAAGagcagaagaagatatatgaTGAGATTATAGACTCTGTTTTTAAAGATAAAGGTggagtatttttcttatatggttTTGGTGGAACTGGTAAAACATTCCTTTGGAAAGTTTTATCTGCTGCTGTAAGGATAAAGGGAGAAATAGTGTTGAATACTGCATCTAGCGGTATAGCCTCTCTTTTGTTAGAAGGTGGCAGAACAGCTCATTCAAGGTTTGACATTCCTCTTGACGTTCATGTAACGTCAATGTGCAGAATGTCAAGGTCTTCTGATCTAGGTGAATTAGTCCAAGAAGCAAAGCTGATAATTTGGGACGAAGCTCCAATGATGAGTAAATACTGCTTTGAGACTTTGGATAGAAGTTTGAGAGATATAATGTGTGATCCAGAAGATAAACCTTTTGGAG TTTTAAGGCTAACAAGAAATATGAGGTTGCTgcaaaacataacaacaaatgaAGCCTGGGAGATTGAAGAGTTCTCGAAATGGATTCTTGATGTTGGAGAAGGAAGACTTAGTGAGCCAAATGATGGAGTTGTTGATATTGACATTCCAGAAGAATTGCTTATCACAGAAGTAACATCTCCAATTGAATCGATCATTACTGCAATATATGGGAATTCGTTACATACTGCCAAGGATGCCAGCTATTTTCAAAGCAGAGCTATTTTGTGTTCTACGAATGATGATGTCAACAATATAAATGACCACATGATATCTATATTAGAAG GTGAAGAAAGGGTTTACTTAAGTTCAGATAGTATTGATCCTGCagataaaagaaataaagacaATCCTGCATATAGCCTGGATTTCCTAAACTCAGTTAGGATTTCAGGAGTGCCAAACCATACTTTTCGTTTAAAAATTGGTTGTCCAGTAATGTTGTTACGCAATATTGATCCTCATGGAGGTCTAATGAATGGAACAAGACTACATATTACACAAATGGCTGATCATGTTATACAAGCAAGAATCATCACGGGTACGAGAGTTGGTAAAATTGTTCTTTTACCAAGAATGGTATTAATACCATCAAATACCTGTTTGCCTTTCAAAATGAGACGTAGCCAATTTCCGATAAACGTtgcttttgcaatgactatcaacaaaagtcaaggtcagTCTCTCTCAAATGTTGGTTTATACTTGCCTAGACCTGTTTTCTCTCATGGCCAGCTATATGTAGCTATGTCCCGTGTAAGCAGTAAATCAGGATTGAAAATCCTCATTACTGACTCAAAAGGAAAacctcaaaagaaaacaaggaatgTCGTCTTCAAAAaggttttccaaaacatttga
- the LOC104707372 gene encoding uncharacterized protein LOC104707372 isoform X1 has protein sequence MPAMPGLVSVKTPADAPPLRVSVPDTQPLSNPPRTPMKKTPSSTPSRSKPSPGRSSGKKDSPSLSSSAAAAVVDVDDPSLDNPDLGPFLLKLARDAIASGEGPNKALDYAIRATKSFERCCAAVAPPIPGGSDGGPVLDLSMSLHVLAAIYCSLGRFDEAVPPLERAIQVPDPTRGPDHSLAAFSGHMQLGDTLSMLGQIDRSIACYEEGLKIQIQTLGDTDPRVGETCRYLAEAYVQAMQFNKAEELCKKTLEIHRAHSEPASLEEAADRRLMAIICEAKGDYENALEHLVLASMAMIASGQESEVASIDVSIGNIYMSLCRFDEAVFSYQKALTVFKSSKGESHPTVASVFVRLAELYHRTGKLRESKSYCENALRIYNKPVPGTTVEEIAGGLTEISAIYESVDEPEEALKLLQKSMKLLEDKPGQQSAIAGLEARMGVMYYTLGRYEDARNAFESAVTKLRAAGEKSAFFGVVLNQMGLACVQLFKIDEAGELFEEARGILEQERGPCDQDTLGVYSNLAATYDAMGRIEDAIEILEQVLKLREEKLGTANPDFEDEKKRLAELLKEAGRSRNYKAKSLQNLIDPNARPAKKESSAKKWPSLGFKF, from the exons ATGCCAGCAATGCCAGGTCTCGTCTCAGTCAAAACACCAGCCGACGCGCCACCGCTACGTGTGTCCGTGCCAGACACGCAACCTCTCTCAAACCCGCCGCGAACTCCGATGAAGAAGACCCCTTCCTCTACACCATCTCGATCCAAACCATCACCAGGCAGATCCAGCGGCAAAAAAGATTCCCCAAGCCTATCCTCCTCCGCCGCAGCAGCCGTAGTCGACGTCGACGATCCATCACTAGACAATCCAGATCTCGGTCCTTTCCTTCTAAAATTAGCTCGTGACGCCATTGCTTCAGGCGAAGGTCCTAACAAAGCATTAGACTACGCGATCCGCGCTACCAAATCGTTTGAACGATGTTGCGCCGCCGTTGCTCCGCCTATCCCCGGCGGTAGCGATGGTGGACCTGTTCTTGACCTCTCCATGAGTCTCCACGTTCTCGCTGCTATTTACTGTAGTCTCGGTCGGTTCGATGAAGCTGTACCACCACTTGAGCGAGCTATTCAAGTCCCTGATCCAACTCGTGGCCCTGACCACTCTCTCGCTGCCTTTTCTGGTCATATGCAGCTTGGTGATACGTTGTCCATGCTTGGTCAGATCGATAGATCTATTGCTTGTTATGAAGAAGGTCTCAAGATCCAGATCCAGACTCTGGGCGATACGGATCCACGAGTTGGAGAAACTTGCAG GTACTTAGCAGAAGCTTATGTTCAAGCAATGCAGTTCAATAAAGCTGAAGAGTTATGCAAGAAGACTCTAGAAATCCACCGAGCTCATAGTGAACCAGCCTCACTGGAGGAGGCAGCTGATAGGAGACTGATGGCAATTATCTGTGAGGCTAAAGGGGATTACGAAAACGCGCTCGAGCATCTTGTTCTTGCTAGTATGGCTATGATTGCGAGTGGACAAGAATCTGAGGTTGCGTCGATTGAT GTTAGTATTGGGAATATTTACATGTCGCTGTGTCGGTTTGATGAAGCTGTGTTCTCTTATCAGAAGGCTCTCACTGTGTTCAAGTCTTCTAAAGGAGAGAGTCATCCGACGGTTGCATCAGTGTTTGTTAGGTTGGCTGAGCTTTACCATAGGACAGGGAAACTCCGGGAGTCTAAGTCATACTGTGAGAATGCTTTGAGGATATATAACAAGCCTGTGCCTGGGACAACTGTGGAGGAGATTGCTGGTGGATTAACTGAGATTTCTGCTATTTATGAGTCTGTGGATGAACCTGAAGAAGCGTTGAAACTACTTCAGAAGTCGATGAAGTTGCTCGAGGATAAACCAGGACAACAGAGCGCCATTGCAG GGTTAGAGGCACGGATGGGAGTTATGTATTACACGTTGGGGAGGTACGAGGATGCAAGAAACGCGTTTGAGAGCGCTGTGACGAAGCTACGGGCAGCGGGTGAGAAGTCTGCCTTCTTCGGAGTTGTATTAAACCAGATGGGATTAGCCTGCGTTCAGCTTTTCAAGATTGATGAGGCCGGTGAGCTGTTTGAAGAAGCGAGAGGAATTCTTGAACAAGAACGTGGACCTTGCGATCAGGACACTCTCGGTGTTTACAGCAATCTGGCTGCTACCTATGACGCCATGGGAAG GATAGAGGATGCGATTGAGATATTAGAGCAGGTTCTGAAGCTGAGAGAGGAGAAGCTCGGGACTGCGAATCCGGATTTCGAGGATGAGAAGAAGCGTTTGGCCGAGCTTTTGAAGGAAGCTGGGCGGTCACGAAACTACAAAGCCAAGTCTCTCCAGAATCTGATTGATCCAAACGCAAGACCTGCCAAGAAAGAGTCTTCTGCTAAGAAATGGCCCAGCCTCGGTTTCAAgttctga
- the LOC104707373 gene encoding bidirectional sugar transporter SWEET7-like: MVLAHLNLLRKIVGIIGNFIALCLFLSPTPTFVRIVKKKSVEAYSPIPYLATLINCLVWVLYGLPAVHPDSMLVVTINGTGIVIEIVFLTIFFVYCGRQKQRLVISAVLAAETAFIAILAVLVFTLQHTTEKRTMTVGIVCCVFNVMMYASPLSVMKMVIKTKSVEFMPFWLSVAGFLNASIWTIYAVMPFDPFMAIPNGIGCLFGLAQLILYGAYYKSTKKIMAEREKQPGYIGLSTAVAHTESDKIENFNQQLNGG; encoded by the exons atgGTGCTTGCACATCTTAACCTTCTTCGGAAGATTGTCGGAATCATAG GAAACTTCATTGCTTTATGTCTGTTCTTGTCACCAAC GCCAACATTTGTCCGGATAGTGAAAAAGAAGTCAGTGGAGGCATATTCACCAATACCATATTTAGCGACTCTCATAAACTGTTTGGTTTGGGTTCTTTACGGGCTCCCTGCGGTGCATCCCGACAGTATGTTGGTCGTTACAATCAACGGCACGGGGATCGTGATCGAAATTGTTTTCcttaccattttttttgtttattgcgGTCGCCAAAAACAACGGTTGGTAATATCTGCTGTTTTAGCGGCTGAAACCGCGTTTATAGCTATTCTCGCGGTTTTGGTCTTTACACTCCAACACACTACCGAGAAACGAACGATGACTGTTGGAATCGTGTGTTGCGTTTTCAACGTTATGATGTACGCTTCTCCATTATCTGTCATG aaaatgGTAATAAAGACAAAAAGTGTGGAGTTCATGCCGTTTTGGCTATCGGTAGCTGGATTTCTCAATGCAAGCATTTGGACAATCTATGCAGTCATGCCTTTCGACCCATTCATGGCT ATACCAAATGGGATTGGATGTCTATTTGGATTGGCGCAGTTAATATTATACGGTGCGTACTATAAATCCACCAAAAAGATAATGGCGGAAAGAGAAAAACAACCCGGTTACATCGGTTTATCAACAGCCGTCGCTCATACCGAATCTGacaaaatcgaaaatttcaACCAACAACTTAACGGtggttga